Proteins encoded together in one Orbaceae bacterium lpD01 window:
- a CDS encoding NADH-quinone oxidoreductase subunit L, with product MNLIYFTILIPLISFLILAFIGRRLDRGNLAVIGISAIGLVCLLSVFITIDFYNNIQPDSMLVYTRYLWRWFSVNDFSIAISLLLDGLSLTFLLIVAFIGFLVYLFAIGYMSKNESYIFFAYGNLLIASMLVLILADNLFVMLIGWEGVSLCSYLLIGFHHKQLKSSYAAVRTFIVMHIGDIFLLIGLFLIYGELHTLNIKAVIALATDRLAIDSEIIYWITLMLFLGAIGKSAQLPLHIWLTDSSSAPMPALTLIHSASVMLAGVYLVMRLNGLFVMSNDVLWIIGIVASLTLIFSACSALVQNDIKRVIAYASLSQICYVFLAISVQAWNEGLIYLINYTVFSALLFLASASMIQACDGERNIQKMGAKIRAYPFIYFCFVMAGASFSVVPWLTASFYTKGDILWATFMKGRLGFSAIGLVGILLSTLFVFRLIFILFHNRHRQTSPKTTKVSRAIYVPLSILVILSLGVFNSFSLPTEGFLPVSVLNQDGLFSFQLLLAAVTILGILTTYILYAGKNNEITEIAGSPLGKALTQLWYSGWRTEWIYHVLFVAPYLFAAKMVQKDPINVWLSVIPQIIRKMNIRIAKLENGHLRWYITSIVAGALFILLLLVFV from the coding sequence ATGAACTTAATCTATTTTACTATTCTAATTCCGTTAATTTCATTTCTGATTTTGGCTTTTATTGGGCGACGGTTAGATCGCGGAAATCTTGCGGTTATTGGTATTAGCGCGATTGGTCTTGTCTGCTTATTATCGGTTTTTATTACTATCGATTTTTATAACAATATTCAGCCAGATAGTATGTTAGTTTATACTCGCTATTTATGGCGCTGGTTTTCCGTCAACGATTTTAGTATTGCTATTTCTTTATTACTCGATGGTTTATCATTAACCTTTTTACTGATTGTTGCGTTTATTGGTTTTCTGGTCTACCTGTTTGCCATCGGCTACATGAGTAAAAATGAATCCTATATCTTCTTTGCTTACGGCAATTTATTGATTGCCAGTATGCTGGTCCTCATCCTGGCTGATAATCTGTTTGTGATGTTAATTGGTTGGGAAGGGGTGAGTCTGTGTAGTTATTTATTGATTGGATTTCATCATAAACAGCTGAAAAGTAGCTATGCTGCCGTGCGCACTTTTATTGTCATGCATATTGGCGATATCTTTTTACTGATTGGTCTATTTCTGATTTATGGCGAGCTACATACCTTAAATATCAAAGCCGTTATCGCATTAGCCACCGATCGTTTGGCGATTGATTCTGAAATTATTTATTGGATTACGCTGATGTTATTTTTAGGGGCGATTGGTAAATCAGCACAGCTACCGCTACATATTTGGTTAACCGATAGTAGCTCCGCACCTATGCCTGCATTAACCCTCATTCACTCAGCGTCGGTAATGTTAGCGGGCGTTTACTTAGTGATGCGTCTGAATGGCTTGTTTGTGATGTCAAACGATGTGCTTTGGATTATTGGGATTGTTGCTTCATTGACGTTGATTTTCTCTGCCTGTTCGGCGCTGGTGCAAAATGATATAAAACGTGTTATTGCTTATGCCAGTCTAAGTCAGATCTGTTATGTCTTTTTAGCTATCTCAGTACAAGCCTGGAACGAAGGTTTAATCTATTTGATTAACTACACTGTGTTTAGTGCCTTACTGTTTTTAGCTTCCGCCTCCATGATTCAGGCTTGTGATGGTGAGCGTAATATTCAGAAAATGGGCGCGAAGATCCGGGCTTATCCATTTATTTACTTCTGTTTTGTGATGGCCGGTGCTTCGTTTAGTGTGGTGCCATGGTTAACGGCGAGCTTCTACACCAAAGGTGATATTTTATGGGCGACCTTTATGAAAGGACGCCTCGGTTTTAGTGCAATTGGATTGGTTGGTATTTTATTATCAACCTTATTTGTCTTTAGGCTGATTTTTATTCTGTTTCATAATCGCCATCGACAAACATCACCCAAGACCACCAAAGTATCGCGGGCTATTTATGTGCCGTTATCTATTTTAGTCATTCTGTCATTAGGTGTGTTCAACTCGTTCTCTCTACCGACCGAAGGTTTTCTACCGGTATCTGTTTTAAACCAAGATGGTCTGTTTTCCTTCCAGCTACTTTTAGCTGCCGTGACAATATTGGGTATTTTGACAACTTATATCTTATATGCGGGTAAAAATAATGAGATTACTGAGATTGCCGGTAGTCCGTTAGGTAAAGCATTAACCCAACTATGGTATAGTGGATGGCGAACCGAGTGGATATATCATGTTCTGTTTGTTGCCCCTTATCTGTTTGCTGCAAAGATGGTGCAAAAGGATCCGATTAATGTTTGGTTAAGCGTGATTCCTCAAATTATTCGTAAAATGAATATCCGCATTGCAAAATTAGAAAATGGCCATCTTCGTTGGTACATTACTTCTATTGTCGCCGGTGCTTTATTCATTCTATTATTGTTGGTGTTTGTATAG
- the nuoK gene encoding NADH-quinone oxidoreductase subunit NuoK, with the protein MIPLMHSLMLATALFVVGLLGVMIRRNLLFVLLSLMIMMNGAILALIAAGYHWQQFDGQIISILAISAALSEACVGLALLLQFYHRRKTLNIDSLSEMKG; encoded by the coding sequence ATGATCCCTTTAATGCATAGTTTGATGCTGGCAACAGCACTGTTTGTGGTTGGACTATTGGGTGTGATGATCCGCCGTAATTTGTTATTTGTTCTACTGAGTCTGATGATTATGATGAACGGGGCGATTTTAGCGTTAATTGCCGCAGGTTATCATTGGCAACAGTTTGATGGTCAGATTATCTCTATTCTAGCGATTAGTGCGGCACTTTCTGAAGCCTGTGTAGGACTGGCGCTATTGTTACAGTTTTACCATCGCCGAAAAACATTAAATATTGATTCGTTGAGTGAGATGAAAGGATGA
- a CDS encoding NADH-quinone oxidoreductase subunit J, producing MVSIFYIAGLIAISASIKVISSKSSFSALLYLIISLLASAVIFLSLGAYFSTALELILFIGAASILFISVISFLDLNSSHFKQQERQSLTPKVWLGPLILIFVLFVTLIFSIASTDYESLGPTKNSDSLFSMSDILLGPYILVIELAALLILGGLVVAYHFAHDISADEDGLACETEELPINEEDEK from the coding sequence ATGGTTTCAATATTTTATATTGCTGGCTTGATTGCTATATCAGCGAGCATCAAAGTTATTAGTAGCAAGTCTTCTTTTAGCGCGTTACTTTATTTAATCATTTCCTTGCTGGCGTCTGCGGTTATTTTTCTCTCTCTTGGCGCTTATTTTTCAACTGCACTTGAGTTGATTTTATTTATTGGCGCCGCGAGTATTTTATTTATTTCCGTGATCTCTTTTCTGGATCTGAATTCATCTCACTTTAAACAGCAAGAAAGACAGAGCTTAACACCAAAAGTATGGTTAGGTCCATTGATCTTAATCTTCGTCTTATTTGTGACACTTATTTTTAGTATTGCGAGTACTGACTATGAATCACTCGGTCCAACAAAAAATAGTGATAGCTTGTTCTCTATGAGTGATATTTTGCTCGGGCCTTATATTTTAGTAATTGAATTAGCCGCGTTACTGATTTTAGGTGGCTTAGTGGTTGCTTATCATTTTGCGCATGATATTTCAGCCGATGAGGATGGCTTGGCGTGTGAGACCGAGGAGTTACCGATTAACGAAGAGGATGAGAAATAA
- the ppc gene encoding phosphoenolpyruvate carboxylase: protein MTKQYVAMRSNVNMLGTLLGNAIKRAVGEDAFDLIEEIRVLSKKAQQDDSQAHQQLLQKIKNLTNEELLPVARAFNQFLNLVNTAAEYYGISPHGEAASSPQKLTSLFETLKEMDLSEQTLDEAIKGLSIELVLTAHPTEINRRTLINTYTSINNCLAELDHNDLADYENDRIMRRLRQLVCQAWYTDEIRKQRPTPIDEAKWGFSVIEDSLWDGVPLFLREFNDQLVNAFDKELPVEAVPVKFTSWMGGDRDGNPNVTAKVTARVMLQARLKAVELFLKDIQLLIKEISMATCTPEVLALIEDKESPEPYRTLLKSLRARLVKTHDYLIALINEEKVIKPKEVLLNNEALWTPLYICYNSLIACGMSIIAHGPLLDTLRRVRSFGLQLLSLDIRQDSSLHTEALDALTKELQLGSYQDWNEQQRQAFLLQELQSKRPLLPLDWQPEQSVKEVFDTCKVIALSEQDAIASYVISMAKAPSDILAVYLLLKSANCQKNIPVVPLFETLDDLNNANDIMKALLSIPWYREKIAGKQMIMIGYSDSAKDAGTLAASWAQYRSQEALVNTFEAENIHLTLFHGRGGTIGRGGAPAHAALLSQPPGSLKGGLRVTEQGEMIRFKLGLPEVALSSLMLYASAILQANLLPPPAPKQAWRDLMDEMSDSSCTCYRQYIRGNPQFIDYFRSATPEAELGRLPLGSRPQKRRTGGGIESLRAIPWIFAWTQNRLMLPSWLGAGTALVQAIAQHKESLLKEMNRDWPFFTTRLGMLEMVYAKADPAVNQYYEKRLVDPELWPLGDKLRQQLQEDIDVVLKITDDESLMADLPWIAESVALRNTYIEPLNLLQVELLERSRQKEGNDQLVEQALMITISGIAAGMRNSG from the coding sequence ATGACTAAACAATATGTTGCAATGAGAAGTAATGTAAATATGCTCGGTACCCTACTAGGTAACGCAATCAAACGTGCAGTCGGTGAAGATGCATTTGATTTAATAGAAGAAATTAGAGTTCTTTCGAAAAAAGCGCAACAAGACGATAGTCAAGCTCATCAACAATTACTGCAAAAAATAAAAAACTTAACCAATGAAGAGTTACTGCCAGTCGCACGAGCGTTCAACCAGTTTCTCAATTTAGTCAATACCGCCGCAGAATATTATGGTATCTCACCGCATGGTGAAGCAGCCAGTAGCCCGCAAAAACTGACCTCATTGTTTGAAACTCTAAAAGAGATGGATTTAAGCGAACAAACACTTGATGAGGCCATCAAAGGTTTATCGATTGAACTGGTATTAACCGCGCATCCGACAGAAATTAATCGCCGCACCCTGATTAATACCTACACCTCAATTAATAACTGTTTAGCCGAGTTAGATCATAACGATCTGGCTGACTATGAAAATGATCGTATTATGCGCCGTTTACGCCAGCTAGTTTGTCAGGCTTGGTATACGGATGAGATTAGAAAACAGCGACCGACCCCGATTGATGAAGCTAAATGGGGCTTTTCTGTTATCGAGGATAGCCTTTGGGATGGCGTTCCACTGTTTCTGCGCGAATTTAATGATCAACTCGTCAACGCTTTTGATAAAGAGTTACCCGTTGAAGCAGTACCGGTTAAATTTACCTCTTGGATGGGTGGCGATAGAGATGGCAACCCAAATGTCACGGCAAAAGTGACTGCACGTGTCATGCTGCAAGCACGTCTTAAGGCCGTTGAGCTATTCCTAAAAGATATTCAGTTACTGATTAAAGAGATCTCAATGGCCACCTGTACACCTGAAGTGCTGGCCCTAATTGAAGATAAAGAGAGCCCAGAACCCTATCGCACGCTATTAAAATCATTACGAGCACGCTTAGTAAAAACACATGATTACCTCATCGCATTAATTAATGAAGAAAAAGTGATTAAACCTAAAGAAGTACTCTTGAATAATGAGGCGCTGTGGACACCACTCTATATTTGTTATAACTCATTGATAGCCTGCGGGATGTCGATTATTGCCCATGGCCCATTACTTGACACTTTAAGACGAGTACGAAGTTTTGGTTTACAGCTACTGAGTCTTGATATCAGACAAGATAGCTCGCTGCATACAGAAGCGTTAGATGCCTTAACCAAAGAGCTACAATTAGGCAGTTATCAAGATTGGAATGAGCAACAAAGACAAGCCTTTTTGCTTCAGGAGCTACAATCAAAACGTCCACTGTTACCTTTAGACTGGCAACCAGAACAAAGTGTTAAAGAGGTTTTTGATACCTGTAAAGTCATCGCTTTATCCGAGCAAGATGCGATTGCCAGTTATGTCATCTCAATGGCTAAAGCACCTTCCGATATATTAGCGGTTTATCTGTTACTGAAATCAGCAAATTGCCAGAAAAATATCCCGGTTGTCCCGCTATTTGAAACATTAGATGATTTAAATAATGCTAACGATATTATGAAGGCGTTACTCAGCATACCTTGGTATCGAGAGAAAATTGCCGGTAAACAGATGATCATGATCGGTTATTCCGATTCAGCTAAAGATGCCGGGACATTGGCCGCTTCTTGGGCACAGTATCGTTCACAAGAAGCCTTAGTCAATACCTTTGAAGCCGAAAATATTCATCTGACTTTATTTCATGGCCGAGGCGGTACTATCGGTCGTGGCGGCGCACCCGCACATGCAGCCTTACTTTCTCAGCCTCCAGGTTCACTTAAAGGTGGCTTACGGGTGACCGAACAAGGTGAAATGATCCGCTTTAAACTGGGCTTACCGGAAGTTGCTTTAAGTAGCTTAATGCTCTATGCATCCGCTATTTTACAAGCCAATTTACTGCCGCCGCCAGCCCCGAAACAAGCTTGGCGCGACCTGATGGATGAGATGTCTGACTCCTCTTGTACCTGTTATCGTCAATATATCAGAGGAAACCCACAGTTTATTGACTATTTTCGTTCGGCAACGCCCGAAGCCGAATTGGGCCGTCTACCTTTAGGATCAAGACCGCAAAAACGTCGCACTGGTGGCGGAATTGAAAGTCTACGTGCAATTCCATGGATCTTTGCCTGGACACAAAATAGGCTGATGTTACCGTCATGGTTAGGTGCAGGTACGGCGCTAGTTCAAGCCATTGCACAACATAAAGAGTCACTGTTAAAAGAGATGAATCGTGACTGGCCATTTTTTACTACGCGACTGGGTATGTTAGAAATGGTCTATGCCAAAGCCGATCCAGCCGTTAACCAGTACTATGAAAAGCGGCTGGTTGATCCCGAATTATGGCCGCTTGGCGATAAGTTACGTCAACAGTTACAGGAAGATATTGATGTCGTTTTAAAAATCACCGATGATGAGAGTTTGATGGCCGATTTGCCTTGGATCGCCGAATCGGTTGCACTGCGTAATACTTATATTGAACCGCTCAATTTATTACAAGTTGAATTGCTTGAGCGTTCACGACAAAAAGAGGGCAATGATCAGTTGGTAGAACAAGCCTTAATGATCACAATATCTGGCATTGCAGCAGGTATGCGCAATTCCGGTTAA
- the murI gene encoding glutamate racemase, with the protein MSSNIKDKQPTVLIFDSGVGGLSVYDEIRLLMPNLHYIYVFDNQGFPYGDKSEAVIIERVTQVISHVQSAHSIDIAVIACNTASTICLPALRNQFAFPIVGVVPAIKPAAKISRNKLIGLLATKATIKRAYTSRLVEEFAQDCHVQMLGLSELAIIAENKLHGQPVDMTQLSQLMAPWLNLAKPLDTIVLGCTHYPFIQDELQLLFPQVNFVDSGYAIASRVQSLLNYQINNSVVSQQNSQNQVMSTRFDHDVAALMSTLSGYNLTNYCTIPLDVV; encoded by the coding sequence ATGAGTTCTAATATAAAAGATAAACAACCAACTGTACTAATATTTGATTCCGGAGTAGGGGGATTGAGTGTCTATGATGAGATTCGGCTGCTAATGCCGAATCTGCACTATATTTATGTCTTTGATAATCAAGGGTTTCCTTATGGTGATAAATCAGAAGCGGTGATTATTGAGCGCGTGACACAAGTGATTAGCCATGTTCAATCTGCTCATTCGATTGATATTGCGGTTATTGCTTGTAATACCGCAAGTACTATTTGTTTGCCAGCGCTGCGAAATCAATTTGCTTTTCCGATTGTTGGTGTCGTGCCGGCAATTAAACCGGCTGCAAAAATCAGCCGTAATAAATTGATCGGACTGTTAGCCACCAAAGCTACCATAAAGCGCGCCTATACCTCCAGGTTAGTCGAAGAGTTTGCACAAGATTGTCATGTTCAGATGCTAGGTTTATCTGAGCTAGCTATTATTGCTGAAAATAAGCTGCATGGACAGCCAGTTGATATGACGCAGTTATCTCAGCTGATGGCACCCTGGTTAAACTTGGCTAAACCGCTTGATACGATTGTTTTAGGTTGTACACATTATCCGTTTATTCAAGATGAACTTCAGCTGCTTTTCCCGCAAGTGAACTTCGTTGATTCAGGATACGCGATAGCTTCACGTGTACAATCTTTATTAAATTATCAGATTAATAATAGTGTTGTATCTCAACAGAATAGTCAAAATCAAGTGATGAGCACAAGATTTGATCACGATGTTGCTGCTTTAATGTCAACGTTATCTGGCTATAATTTAACTAATTATTGTACAATTCCTTTAGATGTTGTATAA
- the btuB gene encoding TonB-dependent vitamin B12 receptor — MKTIFGLAVISSTSSVAIAAETTSHNTLVVTANRFAQPISSVVAPINVITRAEIDRWQTQSVPEILRRLPGVTVSQAGGRGQVASVFIRGNESKHVLILIDGIRIPSSATIMGNTDLSQIPVALIQRIEYIRGPHAATYGSDAIGGVINIITESDSPVSKINATYGSQAYQNYNAAIRQDITDKTTLSLAGGYESTTGYNVMPQSNEPDKDGFREKSLWLGLKHQFSNEVTGFIRGYGNSNNVEYDGYYNESNIYTHNYDTGLQYQNENYSSQLVTSFRQYKIFNFNHIQGKNSTAPNDVTQQSIQWGNTYRLAQGAIISGGVDFYANKIGAGSGGILTSHSKNNTGIYLTGQKQLNTVLLETAVRLDDDQQYGRHATWQVASEWEFIDNHRISLSYGTAFKAPTFGEIYDGAWGVIGNPDLRPETSRQWELGVSADYDLFAWRTSAYYNKVQDLIQWKSLSDWTSTYENIDNANIKGIEFNLNFDTGPVHHNATFEYIDARKANGELLLKRPHKNFQYQLDATINEIEFSLAYLYKGQSRDYGKVQPIDSYSVWDISASYRIVKNIIVSGKIANLFDKKYETAIGYPAPEREYSMTLSYEF; from the coding sequence ATGAAAACAATATTTGGGCTCGCTGTTATTAGCTCAACTTCCTCTGTGGCAATAGCTGCAGAAACAACATCGCACAACACTTTAGTGGTGACCGCCAACCGCTTTGCACAGCCGATCTCTTCGGTTGTCGCGCCAATCAATGTGATAACCCGCGCGGAGATTGATCGTTGGCAAACTCAGTCAGTGCCGGAAATCTTAAGACGTTTACCCGGCGTAACCGTTTCTCAGGCAGGTGGCCGAGGCCAAGTTGCCTCTGTATTTATTCGCGGCAATGAGAGTAAACATGTATTAATTTTGATAGATGGTATTCGGATTCCCTCGAGTGCGACGATTATGGGTAATACTGATTTAAGCCAAATTCCAGTCGCACTTATCCAGCGGATTGAATATATTCGTGGTCCGCACGCTGCAACATATGGTTCAGACGCGATTGGTGGTGTGATTAATATCATTACTGAATCTGATTCTCCTGTTAGTAAAATTAATGCAACCTATGGTTCTCAAGCTTATCAAAACTATAATGCCGCTATCAGACAAGATATCACTGATAAAACGACGTTATCGCTGGCTGGGGGCTATGAATCAACGACAGGTTATAATGTAATGCCACAAAGCAATGAGCCAGATAAAGATGGTTTTCGTGAAAAATCGCTGTGGCTAGGCCTTAAGCATCAATTTTCTAATGAAGTAACCGGATTTATTCGTGGGTATGGTAATAGTAATAATGTTGAATATGATGGCTATTATAATGAAAGCAATATTTATACCCATAATTATGATACGGGCTTGCAATATCAAAACGAAAATTACTCCTCTCAGTTAGTCACCAGTTTTCGTCAATATAAGATCTTTAATTTTAATCATATTCAAGGTAAAAACTCAACAGCGCCCAATGATGTTACGCAGCAAAGTATACAGTGGGGAAATACTTATCGTCTTGCTCAAGGTGCCATTATCAGTGGTGGCGTCGATTTTTATGCGAATAAGATTGGTGCGGGTTCTGGCGGTATATTGACGTCTCATTCGAAAAATAATACGGGAATTTATCTCACAGGGCAAAAACAGCTAAACACTGTTTTGCTTGAAACGGCGGTCCGCCTTGACGATGATCAGCAATATGGCCGTCATGCAACCTGGCAAGTGGCGAGTGAATGGGAGTTTATCGATAATCATCGCATCAGTTTATCGTATGGCACCGCTTTTAAAGCCCCGACTTTTGGCGAGATCTATGATGGTGCATGGGGCGTAATCGGTAACCCAGATTTAAGGCCTGAAACCAGTCGTCAGTGGGAGTTAGGTGTATCTGCTGACTATGATCTTTTTGCCTGGCGTACCTCAGCCTACTATAATAAAGTGCAAGATTTGATCCAGTGGAAATCACTCTCTGACTGGACCTCAACCTATGAAAATATCGATAATGCTAATATTAAGGGAATTGAGTTTAATCTTAATTTTGATACGGGTCCGGTTCACCATAATGCGACCTTTGAATATATTGATGCGCGCAAAGCAAATGGCGAGCTGTTATTAAAGCGTCCGCACAAGAACTTTCAATACCAACTTGATGCAACAATAAATGAGATTGAGTTTTCGCTTGCCTATTTATATAAGGGACAAAGCAGAGACTACGGTAAAGTTCAGCCAATCGATAGTTATAGTGTTTGGGATATTTCAGCCTCATATCGAATCGTCAAAAATATTATTGTTAGTGGAAAAATTGCTAATTTATTTGATAAAAAGTATGAAACTGCTATAGGATATCCAGCGCCAGAACGTGAATATTCGATGACATTATCCTATGAGTTCTAA
- the cobO gene encoding cob(I)yrinic acid a,c-diamide adenosyltransferase: MKEDLHQQRHQLRQQKLKAKVDARIQAATESRGIVIIYTGNGKGKTTAAFGTALRALGHGLKVVAIQFIKGQWQTGEQKGLESLGVEFIQMKTDFTWESQDRVQDNIAAQTTWQQAKQKLQDDQVDLVILDELTYMVTFDYIDLDEIIQAIKQRPSHQHVIITGRACHRTLVELADTVNEIKPLKHAFDAGIAAQIGIEW; the protein is encoded by the coding sequence ATGAAGGAAGATTTACATCAACAGCGTCATCAGCTACGTCAACAAAAACTGAAAGCAAAAGTAGATGCTCGGATTCAGGCTGCAACTGAAAGTCGCGGTATCGTTATTATCTATACAGGCAATGGTAAGGGGAAAACGACCGCCGCATTTGGTACAGCCCTGCGCGCTTTAGGACATGGTCTGAAAGTTGTCGCCATTCAGTTTATCAAAGGTCAGTGGCAAACTGGCGAGCAAAAAGGGCTCGAATCATTGGGCGTTGAATTTATTCAAATGAAAACTGATTTTACCTGGGAGTCACAAGATCGCGTGCAGGATAACATTGCTGCGCAAACGACTTGGCAACAGGCGAAACAAAAGTTACAAGATGACCAAGTTGATTTGGTTATCCTGGATGAATTAACCTATATGGTGACCTTTGATTATATCGATCTGGATGAAATTATTCAGGCTATCAAGCAGCGTCCTTCACATCAACATGTAATTATCACTGGACGCGCCTGCCATCGCACGTTGGTTGAACTTGCTGACACAGTGAATGAAATTAAACCGCTCAAACACGCGTTTGATGCAGGTATTGCTGCACAAATAGGCATTGAATGGTAA
- the metK gene encoding methionine adenosyltransferase, whose translation MMTTTLFTSESVSEGHPDKIADQISDAVLDAILEQDPKARVACETYVKTGMALVGGEITTSAWVDIEELTRKTIANIGYTHSDMGFDARSCAVLNAIGKQSPDINQGVDRQDPLEQGAGDQGIMFGYANNETPELMPAPILYAHRLMERQAEVRKNGTLPWLRPDAKSQITFKYENNLIQGIDAVVLSTQHAESIGQKDLHEAIMEEIIKPVLPAQWLSLSTKYFINPTGRFVIGGPMGDCGLTGRKIIVDTYGGAARHGGGAFSGKDPSKVDRSAAYAARYVAKNIVAAGLADRCELQISYAIGIAEPTSIMVETFGTEKIALDKIVTLVKEFFDLRPYGLIKMLDLIRPIYLKTASYGHFGRDTFPWEKTDKAELLREAAGLK comes from the coding sequence ATCATGACAACCACTCTTTTTACTTCGGAATCTGTTTCAGAAGGCCATCCAGATAAAATCGCTGATCAAATCTCGGATGCGGTATTAGATGCAATTTTAGAACAAGATCCTAAAGCACGCGTGGCATGTGAAACCTATGTTAAAACTGGCATGGCACTGGTTGGTGGTGAAATCACTACTTCAGCTTGGGTTGATATCGAAGAGTTAACCCGTAAAACGATTGCCAATATCGGTTATACGCATTCTGACATGGGATTTGATGCACGCTCTTGTGCGGTTCTCAATGCTATCGGCAAACAGTCACCGGATATTAATCAAGGTGTTGACCGACAAGATCCGCTCGAACAAGGTGCTGGTGACCAAGGCATTATGTTTGGCTATGCCAATAATGAGACGCCTGAATTAATGCCTGCGCCAATCCTTTATGCGCATCGATTAATGGAACGTCAAGCTGAAGTGCGTAAAAATGGGACCTTACCTTGGTTACGTCCTGATGCAAAAAGTCAGATTACCTTTAAATATGAAAATAATCTTATTCAAGGTATTGATGCCGTTGTACTTTCAACCCAGCATGCTGAATCAATTGGACAAAAAGATCTACATGAAGCGATCATGGAAGAGATTATTAAACCAGTATTACCGGCTCAATGGCTATCCTTATCAACGAAATATTTTATCAATCCAACCGGTCGTTTTGTGATTGGCGGCCCGATGGGCGACTGTGGTTTGACCGGACGTAAAATTATTGTGGATACCTATGGCGGTGCCGCGCGTCACGGTGGTGGTGCATTCTCAGGTAAAGATCCATCTAAAGTAGACCGCTCTGCCGCTTATGCTGCGCGTTATGTGGCTAAAAATATTGTTGCTGCGGGCTTAGCTGATCGCTGTGAACTCCAAATCTCTTATGCGATTGGTATTGCCGAACCAACCTCTATCATGGTTGAAACATTTGGAACCGAGAAAATCGCATTAGATAAAATCGTTACATTAGTCAAAGAGTTCTTCGACTTACGTCCATACGGTCTGATCAAAATGTTAGATTTAATTCGTCCAATCTACTTAAAAACAGCCAGTTACGGTCACTTTGGTCGTGATACCTTCCCTTGGGAGAAGACCGATAAAGCTGAATTATTGCGTGAGGCCGCGGGATTAAAATAA
- a CDS encoding SprT family zinc-dependent metalloprotease: MIQNNHRRVPIALQQQVMQCVNETINLANQKLNQSFPIPQIIYRHKGSVGGTAHLTEWIIKLNTQLLIEHQKPFIDEVIPHELAHLFVFALYGRVKPHGQEWQSIMCDILGKVPKRTHQFTNSMLEKTRIPYQCGCQTHYLTKIRHQKIQQKKLEYICKRCNNSLKLHNN, encoded by the coding sequence ATGATACAAAACAATCATCGCCGGGTACCCATCGCGTTGCAGCAGCAAGTTATGCAATGTGTAAATGAAACGATCAATCTGGCTAATCAAAAGTTAAATCAATCTTTTCCGATACCACAAATCATCTATCGTCATAAAGGCTCAGTGGGCGGCACTGCACATTTAACCGAATGGATAATTAAGCTGAACACCCAATTACTCATTGAACATCAAAAGCCCTTTATCGACGAGGTGATCCCCCATGAACTAGCGCACTTATTCGTATTTGCGCTCTATGGGCGAGTGAAACCCCACGGCCAAGAGTGGCAATCGATCATGTGTGATATTCTCGGTAAAGTCCCTAAAAGAACCCATCAGTTTACCAATTCGATGTTAGAAAAAACGCGAATACCCTATCAATGTGGATGCCAGACGCATTATCTTACCAAAATCAGACACCAAAAAATTCAACAAAAAAAATTAGAATATATTTGTAAACGGTGTAACAATAGTTTAAAACTCCATAATAACTAA